In Stieleria varia, one genomic interval encodes:
- a CDS encoding TlpA family protein disulfide reductase — translation MVPTAPSGSENASGPSSHFPQVSRPRFTRLHVWIGLTLLCGSLIGCGGEKSGEAGVSDSAPTTSSSADAGSSETANSETVPSPATNEGGLQLPDAPVPAGEATPGKTGPAEAGTGGIEMPDVAPGALDQSSNGTQDSGSDALIQYASWEEIKQFAKSTGKVTVVDMWSLACEPCLNEFPGLVELHKSFGDQVHCISVDVDYTGRKNDPPENYAPHVTAFLKAVGADFDNYICNTPSDDVFAAADVVSIPAVLVFDASGNVVKRFVDGGKDAGFTYAKDITPLVRQLMN, via the coding sequence ATGGTTCCAACCGCCCCCAGTGGGTCAGAAAATGCCTCCGGTCCCTCCTCGCATTTTCCCCAAGTTTCCCGGCCGCGTTTTACCAGACTCCACGTTTGGATCGGTTTGACACTTCTGTGCGGATCGCTGATCGGATGCGGAGGCGAAAAATCGGGCGAAGCAGGTGTTTCGGATTCCGCTCCGACGACCTCAAGCTCCGCAGATGCCGGTTCCTCTGAAACCGCCAATAGCGAAACAGTCCCCAGCCCGGCGACCAACGAGGGCGGGTTGCAACTGCCCGATGCACCGGTCCCCGCCGGCGAGGCGACACCCGGAAAAACAGGGCCGGCGGAAGCCGGAACTGGTGGAATTGAGATGCCGGATGTTGCCCCCGGTGCGCTCGACCAAAGCTCAAACGGCACACAGGATTCCGGTTCGGATGCCTTGATTCAGTATGCCTCGTGGGAGGAGATCAAACAGTTCGCCAAGTCGACCGGCAAAGTCACCGTGGTGGACATGTGGTCGCTGGCCTGCGAACCATGCTTGAACGAATTCCCCGGCTTGGTCGAGTTGCACAAGTCGTTTGGTGATCAAGTGCATTGCATCTCTGTCGATGTGGACTACACCGGGCGAAAGAACGATCCGCCGGAAAACTACGCTCCCCACGTCACCGCATTTCTCAAAGCGGTGGGTGCTGATTTTGACAACTACATTTGCAACACACCCAGCGACGACGTCTTTGCCGCCGCCGATGTGGTTTCCATTCCGGCGGTCTTGGTGTTCGACGCCAGCGGCAACGTCGTCAAACGTTTTGTCGATGGCGGCAAAGACGCCGGGTTTACTTACGCGAAAGACATCACGCCGCTGGTCAGGCAACTGATGAATTGA
- a CDS encoding serine/threonine-protein kinase: MTDTPQDDRVDEAFAAYLRCCDAGELESREDFLAQFPDIAGELKELMEAADGLGRFASGHSTAQAIMPQPGADTVSAFAGNLEDSGGDPALTLPEASRAKGDPGPTLPFRLGDEYELQEVIGRGGMGVVYKAKQFLLNRIVAVKMIRGGMLADENDVRRFYTEAQAAARLNHHGIVAVHQFGKHDHHHFFSMEYIRGTDLQRRINSEQLSLHDSARYVRDVARAISHAHLNSVLHRDLKPANVLIDDDDQIHVTDFGLAKHLGTDSSVTGSGAAVGTPNYMAPEQAGGHSDRASKQSDIYSLGAILFACVTGRPPIMGDSIVETLLHVVHEKAPPMRSLRADVPIDLETIVAKCLEKSPEKRYGSADDLAEDLDAFMEGRPINARPRSRAMKSWDWLQAVPLIAALTGRRVIRTSVMHRRFQAVMLLMFLVSPLILVMGLRVMKHRQNVMPGQVHIAGGVERGAYSEFSVRLSDRLKSDYAVESFVSDSGGSVDNRTRLISGEVDLAPMQASMVSGDPLCVVAPLFYEAVHVLVRQDSQINSAADLRGHRVAVGPAHSGSLGTAQILLDSLGLSKEEAPQVIMPWPDLLRDDAPDAAIICVGLGSSFVAELMQEHQWKLMTVPSSLSIAREHPTLRTLTITQDDYPNASIPTEGIPTVATTAFLAARRDAPSELVTAALEMIYREPQIFVGLIPRQSAAEWQGLAFHPAARLYFSQTPTTTK; encoded by the coding sequence ATGACTGACACTCCCCAAGACGACCGAGTGGACGAAGCGTTTGCGGCGTACCTGCGCTGCTGCGACGCCGGTGAGTTGGAAAGTCGCGAAGACTTTCTGGCACAATTTCCCGACATTGCAGGCGAGCTGAAGGAGTTGATGGAGGCTGCGGACGGCTTGGGACGTTTCGCCAGCGGCCATTCGACTGCTCAAGCCATCATGCCGCAGCCGGGCGCCGATACCGTGTCTGCATTTGCCGGAAACCTGGAAGACTCCGGCGGCGATCCTGCGCTCACGCTACCAGAAGCCAGTCGTGCCAAAGGCGACCCCGGCCCGACGTTGCCGTTTCGACTCGGCGATGAGTATGAATTACAGGAAGTGATCGGCCGTGGCGGCATGGGCGTGGTCTACAAGGCCAAGCAGTTTTTGCTCAACCGGATCGTTGCGGTCAAGATGATCCGAGGCGGGATGCTGGCCGACGAAAATGATGTCAGACGTTTCTATACGGAAGCCCAGGCGGCTGCGAGACTGAACCATCACGGCATTGTTGCTGTTCACCAGTTCGGCAAACACGACCATCATCATTTCTTTTCGATGGAGTACATTCGCGGAACGGACTTGCAACGACGCATTAATTCCGAGCAACTCAGTTTGCATGATTCGGCGCGCTATGTTCGCGACGTTGCTCGTGCGATCTCACACGCGCATTTGAACAGCGTCCTGCACCGCGACCTCAAACCTGCCAACGTGTTGATCGACGATGACGACCAGATCCATGTGACGGATTTTGGACTGGCCAAGCATTTGGGAACCGATAGCAGCGTCACCGGCAGCGGCGCGGCAGTCGGCACGCCGAACTACATGGCACCTGAACAAGCCGGTGGGCATAGTGATCGAGCGTCCAAACAAAGCGACATTTATTCCCTGGGCGCCATCCTGTTTGCCTGTGTGACCGGGCGACCGCCCATCATGGGTGACTCGATCGTCGAGACATTGCTGCACGTTGTGCACGAGAAAGCACCACCGATGCGGTCTCTGCGGGCCGATGTGCCCATCGATTTGGAGACGATCGTCGCCAAGTGTTTGGAAAAAAGTCCGGAAAAGAGATACGGGTCGGCGGACGACTTGGCCGAGGACTTGGACGCTTTCATGGAAGGCCGGCCGATCAATGCGAGGCCCCGCTCGCGGGCGATGAAATCCTGGGATTGGCTTCAAGCCGTTCCGCTAATCGCCGCCTTGACCGGACGTCGAGTGATCCGCACCTCCGTCATGCATCGGCGATTCCAAGCCGTGATGTTATTGATGTTTCTCGTTTCCCCGCTGATTCTGGTCATGGGATTGAGGGTGATGAAACATCGCCAGAACGTCATGCCCGGCCAAGTCCACATCGCAGGCGGTGTCGAGCGAGGCGCCTACAGCGAGTTCTCCGTTCGACTCTCCGACCGACTGAAATCCGATTACGCCGTCGAATCGTTTGTCAGCGACAGCGGCGGTTCCGTCGACAATCGCACACGGTTGATCTCCGGCGAAGTCGACTTGGCACCGATGCAGGCTTCCATGGTCAGTGGCGACCCGCTCTGCGTCGTGGCACCGTTGTTCTACGAAGCCGTCCATGTGCTGGTACGCCAGGATTCGCAAATCAACTCCGCTGCAGATTTGCGTGGACACCGGGTAGCGGTCGGACCTGCACACAGCGGTTCTTTGGGTACGGCCCAAATCTTGTTGGATTCATTGGGGCTTTCCAAAGAGGAAGCACCTCAAGTCATCATGCCGTGGCCTGACCTCTTGCGTGATGATGCTCCGGATGCAGCGATCATCTGTGTGGGCTTGGGCAGCTCCTTTGTCGCCGAGTTGATGCAGGAGCATCAGTGGAAACTCATGACGGTGCCGTCAAGTCTCTCGATCGCGAGAGAGCATCCGACGCTCAGAACACTGACAATCACCCAAGACGATTATCCCAACGCATCGATCCCGACGGAAGGAATTCCCACGGTTGCCACGACGGCATTTCTCGCGGCGCGTCGGGATGCACCGAGCGAATTGGTCACCGCCGCGTTGGAGATGATTTATCGTGAACCTCAGATTTTCGTCGGCTTGATCCCCCGACAGAGCGCTGCGGAGTGGCAAGGCCTGGCATTCCATCCTGCTGCCCGACTCTATTTCTCGCAAACGCCGACGACGACCAAGTAA
- a CDS encoding EAL domain-containing protein, with amino-acid sequence MRRNDMNPYSTTRRVLIIDDQAEIHATFARIFRSQTPQDHELADFEARFLDGDLESPKPTRGDMPQFSLSHAYSGGEGVAMVAASITRTEPFSVAFVDMRMPNGMDGLETTQRLWDVDPNLQVVICTAHSDHTWDEVLSQLGYCDRLLLLRKPFEQDEARQLAIALSEKSRLAALQVERLNALEGEVERRRVAENELRDMAHKDALTSLPNRPFLLEKLNHILTHRKERRGKSDALLFLDLDNFKIINDSLGHEAGDDLLNQVARRLTECVREHDTASRCSESDNDDNEKHEETVRLGGDEFVVLLERLDRREDALTVARRIVSRISEPFQLGNRLVNVGTSVGLAFIEENVSDAHDVLRNADTAMFRAKNMGKGQIAVFDKTMHEAVVARHEMEAQLRLALKEESFELRYQPIVNLTNGQIEGVEVLMRWRDDNGEFVSPSKFIPIAEEIGLINHVGEWVVENSMREFGGLVPQLSHVLIDDFYLGVNVSRRQLGDPFFTQRLTEIQQRQQFHLPLKLEMAESGDPRHNERALQTMLDLHESGIGIHIDDFGKGNSSLSCFQAYPIETVKIDRTFTASITRDHAHAIITQAIVQLAHHLSARIVCQGVESLEQLHLLRHWGCDLGQGYLFAQPLDIHELATFLLQSQTSDAFKLLRGEADFAPLVPPTSLIQLQSHEPTA; translated from the coding sequence ATGCGACGAAACGATATGAACCCGTACAGCACAACACGACGCGTCCTGATCATCGACGACCAAGCCGAAATTCATGCGACGTTCGCTCGGATCTTTCGCTCCCAAACGCCACAGGATCACGAACTGGCGGATTTTGAGGCGAGGTTCCTTGATGGAGATCTGGAGTCCCCCAAACCGACCAGGGGAGACATGCCCCAGTTCTCGCTCTCCCACGCTTACAGCGGCGGCGAAGGAGTCGCCATGGTGGCCGCATCGATCACTCGCACGGAGCCGTTTTCTGTTGCCTTCGTCGACATGCGTATGCCCAATGGCATGGACGGTTTGGAAACCACGCAACGACTCTGGGACGTCGATCCCAATCTACAGGTCGTCATTTGTACCGCTCACAGCGATCACACTTGGGACGAAGTGTTGTCACAACTGGGGTACTGCGACCGCCTGCTATTGTTGCGAAAGCCTTTCGAACAAGACGAGGCGCGGCAGCTCGCGATCGCGTTGAGTGAAAAGTCCCGACTCGCAGCCTTGCAGGTGGAGCGACTCAACGCGTTGGAGGGCGAAGTCGAGCGGCGTCGCGTCGCCGAGAACGAACTTCGGGACATGGCCCATAAAGACGCCCTGACCTCTCTGCCAAATCGCCCGTTCCTGTTGGAAAAACTCAATCACATCCTGACCCATCGCAAAGAACGCCGCGGCAAGTCCGATGCGTTGCTGTTCTTGGACCTCGACAATTTCAAGATCATCAACGACTCGCTCGGCCATGAAGCCGGTGACGACTTGCTCAATCAAGTCGCCCGAAGACTGACAGAATGCGTTCGAGAACACGACACCGCCAGTCGCTGCAGTGAAAGCGACAACGATGACAACGAAAAGCATGAGGAAACCGTTCGTCTGGGCGGCGACGAATTCGTCGTTCTACTGGAACGACTGGATCGACGCGAAGACGCACTCACGGTGGCTCGGAGGATCGTCAGTCGAATCTCCGAACCCTTTCAACTGGGGAATCGGTTGGTCAACGTCGGCACGAGCGTTGGATTGGCGTTCATCGAAGAAAACGTGTCCGATGCGCACGACGTCCTGCGGAATGCGGACACCGCCATGTTCCGTGCCAAGAACATGGGCAAAGGGCAAATCGCTGTATTTGACAAAACGATGCACGAAGCCGTTGTGGCCAGGCACGAAATGGAAGCCCAATTGCGACTTGCTCTGAAAGAAGAGTCCTTTGAGCTGCGATATCAGCCGATTGTCAATTTGACGAACGGCCAAATCGAAGGCGTTGAAGTGCTGATGCGATGGCGTGACGACAACGGTGAGTTCGTCTCGCCCAGCAAGTTCATCCCCATCGCCGAGGAAATCGGCCTGATCAACCACGTCGGCGAATGGGTTGTGGAAAACTCGATGCGCGAATTTGGTGGCTTGGTGCCACAGCTCTCACATGTCTTGATCGATGATTTTTACCTCGGTGTCAACGTCTCCCGACGACAACTGGGTGATCCCTTTTTCACCCAGCGTTTGACCGAAATCCAACAACGACAGCAGTTCCACTTGCCCCTGAAACTGGAGATGGCCGAGTCGGGTGATCCACGTCACAACGAACGCGCGCTGCAGACAATGCTGGATCTACACGAGTCGGGGATCGGAATCCACATCGACGATTTCGGAAAAGGCAACTCGTCCCTTTCCTGTTTCCAGGCCTACCCGATCGAAACGGTCAAAATCGATCGTACTTTCACAGCCTCGATCACTCGCGATCACGCGCATGCGATCATCACACAAGCCATCGTGCAGTTGGCTCACCACTTGAGCGCACGAATCGTCTGCCAGGGCGTCGAATCCCTGGAACAGTTGCACTTGTTGCGTCACTGGGGATGCGACCTTGGACAAGGTTACCTGTTTGCCCAGCCGCTGGACATCCATGAGCTGGCAACGTTCCTGCTGCAGTCACAGACTTCCGACGCATTCAAACTGCTCAGAGGCGAAGCCGACTTCGCGCCCTTGGTTCCCCCTACCAGCTTGATCCAACTGCAATCACACGAACCCACGGCGTAG
- a CDS encoding sensor histidine kinase, with protein MTIPSDPSADETIREGTRLLTASSESDSAPELHSTDVSQRDSDAILSPGHHSSLRSRLVLALAGIFVIFLGVDEMIRFTVITPEFLNLERTSAVRDTHRVMAALNAEIENLAHDASNIAQTTLKENQTSIWDTQFGENIHWTAYRDGNEPWRWDARHSSVTDASTSGQPTSELRNMIETLASDPTNQQISGMTSESEGRIYLFAGTRIPGGASRLDGDGQPGFYVIGRRLGDELINTLRRRTDVEFSLDHLHAARLATAEESEKGLQLDDTDDATLMVRAPLCNPNGEPLATLTVKLDREITQRSHHATSAARYLSICIVTAVLLIMLLLLQRLVIGRVAAIRQHTNRIAAEGLDVPALELEGSDEIGQLAQAFDRMKIHLGETQSRLAQASHAAGMNKVADTVIHNVGNVLTNVNSLIETASKRVSGLRIKPLDKLADRLTMAQDDPALAQATPAYLKRLSGELQNDQCELFALLNTLNENIQHIHQVIRDQRRHTTTKINRENVSIVSLLDEAIRCCESSFEKDEITISIINRIDAIVSTDRSQLLQILINIIGNARDAIRRVETLEPTLRIDLIQTVHSVHVRFHDNGCGMTPEILQRVFDAHFTTREGGTGLGLHYCAITIKRLGGEIRAESRGLGQGSTFTIEVPLAHPTGQPTRISPLNATKASLAGLVDQADASIKTCDETI; from the coding sequence ATGACAATCCCTTCGGACCCATCTGCCGACGAAACGATCCGGGAAGGTACGCGCCTACTGACGGCGAGCTCTGAGTCCGACTCGGCCCCGGAGTTGCATTCCACGGACGTCTCCCAACGCGACTCCGACGCCATTCTCTCGCCAGGGCACCATTCGTCGTTGCGGAGCAGACTCGTGCTCGCACTGGCCGGGATCTTTGTGATTTTTCTGGGCGTGGATGAGATGATTCGGTTCACCGTCATCACCCCAGAATTCTTGAACTTGGAACGCACCAGCGCCGTTCGAGACACGCATCGCGTGATGGCCGCCTTGAATGCGGAAATCGAGAACCTCGCCCACGACGCGTCCAATATTGCGCAAACGACTCTGAAAGAAAACCAAACGTCGATTTGGGACACTCAGTTCGGAGAGAATATTCATTGGACGGCTTACCGCGACGGCAACGAACCCTGGCGTTGGGACGCTCGCCATTCATCGGTGACCGACGCGAGCACCTCCGGCCAGCCGACGTCGGAACTACGCAACATGATCGAGACACTGGCAAGCGATCCGACCAACCAACAGATCAGCGGGATGACCAGCGAATCTGAAGGTCGCATCTATCTCTTTGCCGGAACCAGAATCCCTGGAGGGGCATCAAGACTGGATGGCGATGGTCAACCGGGTTTCTACGTCATTGGGCGTCGGTTGGGTGACGAATTGATCAACACTCTGCGACGACGAACCGACGTGGAATTCTCGCTTGATCATCTGCACGCAGCCAGACTTGCGACCGCCGAGGAGTCTGAAAAGGGATTGCAATTGGATGATACGGACGACGCGACCTTGATGGTTCGTGCACCACTGTGCAATCCCAACGGAGAACCGCTGGCAACGTTGACCGTAAAACTGGATCGAGAAATCACTCAACGGAGTCACCACGCGACCTCCGCCGCACGCTACTTGTCCATCTGCATCGTCACGGCAGTGCTGCTGATCATGTTGTTGCTGTTGCAGCGTTTGGTCATTGGTCGTGTCGCCGCGATTCGACAACACACCAACCGAATTGCAGCCGAAGGCCTGGATGTGCCGGCGCTGGAACTCGAGGGCAGCGATGAAATCGGGCAACTCGCGCAAGCCTTTGATCGGATGAAGATCCATCTCGGCGAGACGCAATCGCGACTGGCTCAGGCGTCACACGCCGCCGGAATGAACAAGGTCGCTGACACCGTGATTCATAACGTCGGAAACGTATTGACCAACGTCAACAGCCTGATCGAGACCGCCTCCAAACGCGTCAGCGGATTGCGAATCAAACCGCTCGACAAATTGGCTGATCGACTGACCATGGCACAAGATGACCCTGCACTTGCCCAGGCGACACCCGCGTATCTGAAGCGTCTGTCGGGCGAACTGCAGAACGATCAATGCGAACTGTTCGCCCTGCTGAACACCTTGAACGAGAACATTCAACACATTCACCAAGTCATTCGCGATCAGCGACGACACACGACGACGAAAATCAATCGAGAAAACGTGTCCATCGTCTCGCTGCTGGACGAAGCCATTCGATGTTGCGAGTCATCGTTTGAGAAAGATGAGATCACGATCTCGATCATCAACCGTATCGATGCCATTGTCAGCACCGATCGTTCTCAATTGCTGCAAATCCTGATCAACATCATCGGCAATGCCCGTGACGCCATTCGACGCGTTGAAACACTCGAACCGACACTCCGAATCGATTTGATTCAAACCGTCCACAGCGTCCACGTCCGCTTTCACGACAACGGATGCGGCATGACCCCAGAAATCTTGCAACGAGTCTTTGACGCGCACTTCACCACTCGTGAAGGCGGCACAGGGCTAGGGCTCCACTACTGCGCGATCACGATCAAGCGTCTCGGGGGCGAGATCCGGGCGGAAAGCCGAGGACTGGGGCAAGGATCCACCTTCACCATCGAAGTCCCTCTGGCTCACCCCACAGGGCAACCCACTCGAATCTCGCCGCTCAATGCGACGAAAGCAAGCCTGGCGGGCTTAGTTGACCAAGCCGACGCGTCTATCAAAACATGCGACGAAACGATATGA
- a CDS encoding DUF1552 domain-containing protein: MNHSRKNSSRKTLARRTLLRGTGVAMSLPWLSAMTSAAASATDVDGSRPGETSEGTPRRFVSVSLGLGLLAENLNPEQAGRDYKPALYLEPLADIRDQFTVVSGSSHPGVKGGHRAEASILTGCAMGSSGSAKNTVSLDQHLAKHLGDATRFPSLVLNIGGDSSPSYTENGAMIPPYDSPADVFAKLFIDDSKQQQLQQAQRVRKGRSIMDMVGDDAKRLQRELGTGDRDRLDAYFTSVRELEQRMAANERWAKLPKPKVDAKQPLDIANGADIVGRQRMMMDVMRLALQTDSTRFITLHIPGVGGTIPIPGVEEGYHTLSHHGMDQDKLDQLALIEAEIVKGWGNFVRELHGVEETDGTLLEHTSVLLTSNLGNASNHDNRNMPVLFAGGGFRHGQHLAFDKRNNYPLTNLFVSVLQQTGLETDTFATGTSTMTGLEPA, encoded by the coding sequence ATGAACCATTCACGCAAAAACTCCAGTCGCAAGACTCTCGCGCGCCGCACTTTGTTGCGAGGCACCGGCGTCGCCATGTCGCTGCCCTGGTTGTCGGCCATGACATCGGCGGCCGCATCGGCAACCGATGTCGACGGATCTCGCCCTGGGGAAACCAGCGAAGGCACGCCACGGCGTTTTGTGTCGGTCTCTCTCGGCTTGGGATTGTTGGCAGAGAACCTGAATCCCGAGCAAGCCGGCAGGGACTACAAGCCCGCGTTGTACTTGGAACCATTGGCTGACATCCGAGACCAGTTCACCGTCGTCTCGGGCTCGTCGCATCCTGGGGTCAAAGGAGGTCACCGCGCCGAAGCCAGTATTTTGACGGGCTGCGCGATGGGCAGCTCTGGCAGCGCAAAGAACACGGTCTCGTTGGATCAGCATTTGGCCAAGCATCTCGGCGATGCGACTCGATTCCCATCGCTGGTTCTCAATATCGGCGGCGACAGCAGCCCCTCGTACACCGAGAACGGAGCCATGATCCCGCCCTACGACTCGCCTGCAGACGTGTTCGCCAAGTTGTTTATCGACGACTCCAAACAGCAACAGTTGCAACAGGCGCAGCGGGTCCGCAAGGGACGCAGCATCATGGACATGGTGGGGGATGACGCGAAACGTCTGCAGCGTGAACTGGGCACCGGTGATCGTGATCGCCTGGACGCTTATTTCACCAGTGTCCGAGAATTAGAGCAGCGAATGGCGGCCAACGAGCGTTGGGCCAAACTGCCCAAGCCCAAAGTCGACGCCAAGCAGCCGTTGGACATCGCCAACGGTGCCGATATAGTCGGACGCCAACGGATGATGATGGACGTGATGCGGCTGGCCTTGCAAACCGATTCGACCCGATTCATCACGTTGCACATTCCCGGCGTCGGAGGAACGATTCCCATCCCCGGTGTGGAGGAGGGCTATCACACGCTCAGTCACCACGGAATGGACCAAGACAAACTGGATCAGTTGGCGTTGATCGAAGCCGAGATCGTCAAAGGCTGGGGCAACTTTGTACGAGAGCTGCACGGCGTCGAGGAAACCGACGGCACGCTGCTGGAGCACACGTCAGTGCTACTGACCAGCAATTTGGGCAACGCGTCCAATCACGACAACCGCAACATGCCGGTCTTGTTCGCCGGCGGGGGTTTCCGTCACGGTCAACACTTGGCATTCGACAAGCGGAACAACTATCCGCTGACGAATTTGTTCGTTTCGGTATTGCAGCAAACAGGATTGGAGACCGACACCTTTGCCACCGGTACATCGACGATGACCGGTCTGGAACCCGCGTGA
- a CDS encoding glycosyltransferase — MTPRKRHRVLLMISSLRGGGSERQVLMLLRTLDRERFEPLLYLTERAGEFLSDVPADVPILSHQDCPHASGIYVPGRALRRQCDFLGALLGQHGIDMIYDRTFHMTMIAGPAAATRAIPRVSTIVSPPHLALPLVERRFVWLKRRRLAKAYRNADRVIAVSDQAAQSASEYYRLARSSITVVPNPVDLRSLQRNARPLRRDDYVRLVCVGRMTREKGHADLIAAVGESRKKGGARFTLDLIGDGPLRTELQMQVDSLDLGDTVRFLGHLPDASREIAESDALVLPSHFEGMPNVVLEAMAIGTPVIATRAGGTVELQRDEPTVFWAEPRDVHSLCQALQRFLAEPETATRHVAAAQRMVAEHHDLQKTTRELESVFEQVIG, encoded by the coding sequence TTGACTCCGAGAAAACGCCATCGAGTGTTGTTGATGATCAGCTCGCTGCGTGGAGGCGGCAGTGAGCGTCAGGTGTTGATGCTGTTGCGGACATTGGACCGCGAGCGGTTTGAGCCGTTGTTGTACCTGACCGAGCGAGCCGGCGAGTTCCTGTCGGACGTTCCCGCCGACGTCCCGATCCTGTCTCACCAAGACTGCCCACACGCGAGTGGCATCTATGTTCCCGGTCGAGCCCTACGGCGGCAATGTGACTTCTTGGGTGCGTTACTGGGGCAACATGGGATCGACATGATCTACGATCGCACCTTTCACATGACGATGATTGCCGGGCCCGCCGCGGCAACGAGAGCCATTCCCCGAGTGTCCACGATTGTCAGCCCGCCTCATTTAGCGTTGCCACTGGTCGAACGCCGATTCGTTTGGCTTAAACGTCGCAGACTCGCCAAGGCATACCGAAACGCCGATCGCGTGATCGCGGTCAGTGATCAAGCCGCCCAGTCTGCCAGCGAGTATTACCGATTGGCCCGGTCGAGCATCACGGTGGTGCCCAACCCGGTTGACCTCAGATCTCTTCAACGCAATGCACGCCCATTGCGACGCGACGATTATGTGCGTTTGGTCTGTGTCGGCAGAATGACACGAGAAAAGGGGCACGCGGATTTGATCGCGGCGGTCGGAGAATCTCGCAAGAAGGGCGGAGCACGGTTCACGCTCGATCTGATCGGTGACGGACCATTGCGAACGGAGTTGCAGATGCAAGTCGACTCGTTGGACTTGGGGGACACCGTTCGCTTTCTGGGTCACTTGCCCGATGCGTCGCGGGAGATCGCGGAGTCCGACGCTCTCGTGTTGCCGTCGCATTTCGAAGGCATGCCGAACGTCGTCTTAGAGGCGATGGCGATCGGCACCCCGGTGATTGCCACGCGAGCGGGCGGAACGGTGGAATTGCAACGAGATGAACCCACCGTTTTTTGGGCCGAGCCCCGCGATGTCCATTCACTTTGCCAAGCCCTACAGCGTTTCCTTGCCGAGCCGGAGACCGCGACGCGGCATGTTGCCGCTGCCCAACGCATGGTCGCCGAACATCACGACTTGCAAAAAACGACACGAGAGCTGGAATCTGTTTTCGAGCAAGTGATCGGTTGA
- a CDS encoding sigma-70 family RNA polymerase sigma factor, translating into MTANDSGMSTTQLVVASKAGDNEALGRLLEQYRGYLLMLAHRYLSERLRRRVDPSDIVQVTFLEAKQDLANFRGNTPAEFSGWLRGMLKNNVATAVTRHVMTQKRSMNREVNMNSPAGDDSGGAAWITQLPGSSTSPSGVVIREEAVVALLNALHELPETQAEAIRLRYMEGLPLAEIVERMGKSDTAVAGLLKRGLQKLRTLIDTDTNPWW; encoded by the coding sequence ATGACAGCAAACGACAGCGGCATGTCGACCACCCAACTCGTTGTCGCATCCAAAGCGGGTGACAACGAGGCATTGGGGCGTTTGTTGGAGCAGTATCGCGGCTACTTGCTGATGCTGGCGCATCGTTACCTGTCCGAGCGTTTGCGTCGACGCGTGGACCCGTCCGATATCGTCCAAGTCACGTTCTTGGAGGCCAAGCAAGATCTGGCGAATTTTCGCGGCAATACTCCCGCCGAATTTTCTGGCTGGTTGCGTGGAATGCTAAAGAATAACGTTGCCACGGCGGTCACCCGGCACGTGATGACACAGAAACGGTCGATGAACCGCGAAGTCAACATGAACAGCCCGGCGGGCGATGACTCCGGGGGAGCAGCATGGATCACACAGCTACCAGGCAGCAGTACCAGCCCCAGTGGCGTGGTGATTCGCGAGGAAGCAGTCGTCGCATTGCTCAATGCGTTGCACGAATTGCCGGAAACGCAAGCCGAAGCGATCCGTCTGCGGTACATGGAGGGGCTGCCGCTGGCCGAAATCGTCGAACGAATGGGAAAGAGCGATACCGCGGTGGCGGGATTGTTGAAACGAGGCCTGCAAAAACTACGTACACTGATCGACACGGACACCAATCCCTGGTGGTAG